The following are from one region of the Hydrogenophaga sp. BPS33 genome:
- a CDS encoding sugar phosphate isomerase/epimerase family protein yields the protein MRDFSQDHRWLSINTATVRKSRGQEVPLPDILDACARHGIGAISPWRDQVAATGLKTISAQVKSHGLKLSGYCRGGMFPASDAAGLKAALDDNRRAVDEACELNAACLVLVVGGLPGALAGKAAHKDIALARQQVSDGIGELLEFARNSGMPLAIEPLHPMYAADRACINTLEQALDVCDALDPGQSGALGVAVDMYHVWWDPKLQAQIERAGRNRLLAFHVCDWLTPTTDLLNDRGMMGDGVIDIPRARAWVEAQGFAGFSEVEIFSTGHWWQRETDEILKTCIERHRSAV from the coding sequence ATGCGCGACTTTTCCCAGGACCACCGCTGGCTCTCCATCAACACCGCCACCGTGCGCAAGAGCCGGGGCCAGGAAGTGCCGCTGCCCGACATTCTCGATGCCTGCGCGCGCCACGGCATCGGCGCCATTTCGCCCTGGCGCGACCAAGTGGCCGCCACCGGCCTGAAAACCATTTCGGCCCAGGTGAAGTCGCACGGCCTCAAGCTCTCGGGCTATTGCCGCGGCGGCATGTTCCCGGCCTCCGATGCGGCCGGCCTCAAGGCCGCACTGGACGACAACCGCCGCGCGGTCGACGAAGCCTGTGAACTCAATGCCGCCTGCCTCGTGCTGGTGGTCGGCGGACTGCCCGGCGCGCTCGCGGGCAAGGCCGCGCACAAAGACATTGCCCTGGCGCGGCAACAAGTCAGCGACGGCATTGGCGAGCTGCTGGAATTCGCGCGCAACAGCGGCATGCCGCTGGCCATCGAACCGCTGCACCCCATGTACGCGGCCGACCGCGCCTGCATCAACACCTTGGAGCAGGCGCTGGACGTGTGCGACGCGCTCGACCCCGGCCAGAGCGGCGCGCTCGGCGTGGCGGTGGACATGTACCACGTGTGGTGGGACCCGAAGCTGCAGGCGCAGATCGAGCGCGCGGGCCGCAACCGCTTGCTCGCCTTTCACGTGTGCGACTGGCTCACCCCCACCACCGACCTGCTCAACGACCGGGGCATGATGGGCGACGGCGTGATCGACATCCCGCGCGCACGCGCCTGGGTTGAAGCGCAAGGTTTCGCCGGCTTCAGCGAGGTGGAGATTTTCTCCACCGGCCACTGGTGGCAGCGCGAGACCGACGAGATTCTGAAGACCTGCATCGAGCGGCACCGCAGCGCCGTGTGA
- the glgX gene encoding glycogen debranching protein GlgX — protein sequence MSQGPGTPLHAPSPPPRTRRPRARHHTVGDGRPWPLGATLDRDGVNFAVYSSAASCVEVCLYAEDGRTEVERIALPCATHDVWHGHVKGLRAGQRYGLRAHGPYEPPAGQRFNPVKLLLDPYAKRIDRSLRGDGTQFAYVLGHDEEDLAQDTSDNGATAVKAQVVRNSFDWGQDAPPAHRPEDTVFYELHVRGFTHGMPGVPPELQGTYAGLGSPAAIAHLQSLGVTSVELLPVQAFIDDMHLLEKGLSNHWGYNTVAFFAPEPRYGTADPVDEFKIMVKSLHAAGIEVILDVVYNHTGEGNHLGPTLSFKGLDNAAYYRLAEEPRFYTDFTGTGNTLDTSSPPALQLVLDSLRYWVTEMHVDGFRFDLASALGRDASGAFTHRSPFFGAIAQDPVLRKVKLIAEPWDLGPEGYQVGGFPQGWQEWNGRYRDAVRDYWRNADGSLGAFAAALCGGADMLAPRRRAPWSSVNLVTVHDGFTLHDLVSYNDKHNEANGEDNQDGESHNRSWNCGLEGPADGNLEVSTLRQRQMRNFLTTLFCSHGVPLLLAGDEFARTQGGNNNGYCQDNAISWVDWALAERHDEQLAFTRALAALRRELGVLRLRAWPHGAEDDLPCPSVQWHSVWGLPMTPEEWDDPQARCVAAWIESGVEAQAVLLLFNATPQDAVFTLPADESARDWTVRVDTRHATVATQGDAVASGGQITLVPHSMAVLTTAARDAT from the coding sequence ATGAGCCAGGGGCCCGGCACACCCCTGCACGCTCCCTCCCCTCCCCCTCGAACCCGCCGTCCGCGCGCCCGGCACCACACGGTCGGAGACGGACGGCCGTGGCCCCTGGGTGCCACGCTGGACCGCGATGGCGTCAACTTCGCGGTGTACTCCAGCGCAGCCTCGTGCGTGGAAGTGTGTCTCTACGCCGAGGATGGGCGCACGGAAGTCGAACGCATCGCACTGCCCTGCGCGACCCATGACGTGTGGCACGGTCACGTCAAGGGATTGCGCGCGGGCCAGCGCTACGGCCTGCGCGCGCACGGCCCCTACGAACCGCCCGCCGGCCAGCGTTTCAACCCGGTCAAGCTCCTGCTCGACCCGTATGCGAAGCGCATCGACCGCTCCTTGCGCGGCGACGGGACGCAGTTTGCCTATGTGCTGGGACACGACGAGGAAGACCTCGCCCAGGACACGAGCGACAACGGTGCCACGGCGGTCAAGGCCCAGGTGGTGCGCAACAGCTTCGACTGGGGCCAGGACGCGCCACCCGCGCACCGTCCGGAAGACACCGTGTTCTACGAACTGCACGTGCGCGGCTTCACGCACGGCATGCCAGGCGTGCCGCCCGAACTGCAAGGCACCTACGCGGGGTTGGGCAGCCCTGCCGCCATCGCGCACCTGCAGTCCCTGGGTGTGACCAGCGTGGAGTTGCTCCCTGTACAGGCCTTCATCGACGACATGCACCTGCTGGAAAAGGGCCTGTCCAACCACTGGGGCTACAACACCGTGGCGTTCTTCGCGCCCGAGCCACGCTACGGCACTGCCGACCCGGTGGACGAATTCAAGATCATGGTGAAGTCGCTGCACGCGGCGGGCATCGAGGTGATCCTCGACGTGGTCTACAACCACACCGGCGAAGGCAACCACCTGGGTCCGACGCTGTCGTTCAAGGGTCTGGACAACGCCGCTTACTACCGGCTCGCCGAGGAGCCGCGCTTCTACACCGACTTCACCGGCACGGGCAACACGCTCGACACCAGCAGTCCGCCCGCGTTGCAGTTGGTGCTCGACAGCCTGCGCTATTGGGTCACCGAGATGCACGTGGACGGCTTTCGCTTCGATCTGGCCAGTGCGCTGGGCCGCGATGCGTCGGGCGCCTTCACGCACCGGTCTCCCTTCTTCGGCGCGATCGCGCAGGACCCGGTGCTGCGCAAGGTCAAGCTCATTGCCGAACCCTGGGACCTCGGCCCCGAGGGCTACCAGGTGGGCGGTTTCCCGCAGGGTTGGCAGGAGTGGAACGGGCGCTACCGCGATGCCGTGCGCGATTACTGGCGCAATGCTGACGGCAGCCTGGGCGCGTTCGCCGCGGCGTTGTGCGGCGGCGCCGACATGCTCGCACCGCGGCGGCGCGCGCCTTGGAGCAGTGTGAACCTGGTCACCGTGCACGACGGCTTCACGCTCCACGATCTGGTGAGCTACAACGACAAGCACAACGAGGCCAACGGCGAAGACAACCAGGACGGCGAATCGCACAACCGCAGCTGGAACTGCGGCCTGGAAGGCCCGGCCGACGGCAACCTCGAAGTGAGCACCTTGCGCCAGCGGCAGATGCGCAATTTCCTCACCACCCTCTTCTGCTCGCACGGCGTGCCGTTGCTGCTGGCCGGTGACGAATTCGCGCGCACCCAGGGCGGCAACAACAACGGCTACTGCCAGGACAACGCCATCAGCTGGGTCGACTGGGCGTTGGCCGAGCGCCACGACGAACAGCTCGCCTTCACACGCGCGCTCGCGGCGCTGCGGCGCGAACTCGGCGTGCTGCGCCTGCGTGCGTGGCCGCACGGCGCCGAGGACGACCTGCCGTGCCCCAGCGTGCAATGGCACAGCGTGTGGGGCCTGCCCATGACGCCGGAGGAATGGGACGACCCCCAGGCGCGTTGCGTGGCCGCCTGGATCGAAAGCGGCGTCGAAGCGCAGGCCGTCCTGCTGCTGTTCAACGCCACACCGCAAGACGCCGTTTTCACCCTGCCTGCCGACGAATCCGCCCGCGACTGGACCGTGCGCGTGGACACGCGCCACGCCACCGTGGCCACCCAGGGCGACGCCGTGGCCAGCGGCGGGCAGATCACCCTGGTGCCGCATTCGATGGCCGTTCTCACCACGGCCGCCCGGGACGCGACATGA
- the glgB gene encoding 1,4-alpha-glucan branching protein GlgB, protein MQHVPRIADKLADEDTVSPGAHPTPEGVRFSVWAPNAWQVELIGDFNGWQGQPMERDGTTGRWSAQIPHARHGEFYKYRVHGVDGVMRDKADPCAHRCELPPGTASQIWSLGFEWGDADWMATRGERQGGARPMSIYEVHLGSWQRDADGRFLNYRELGQRLAAHCTALGFTHVELMPVAEHPFYGSWGYQTTGYFAPTARYGTPQDLMALVDTLHRAGIGVVLDWVGSHFPGDPHALERFDGTALYEHADPRQGFHPEWNSLIFNYGRHEVRDFLIDSVLFWLRHYHFDAVRVDAVSSMLYLDFARRPGEWIPNHQGGHHNLEAVRFLQDLNTQVYAQFPDVHTIAEESTAWPGVSRPVHHGGLGFGMKWNMGWMNDTLRYMQRPMVYRRWHEKDIRFSAVYAFDENFVLPLSHDEVVYGKGSLLQRHPGDEWQRFAGLRNLYGYMWGHPGKKLLFMGGEFGQPHEWHHEAVLAWPLCQQPLHAGLLRWVADLNRVYRALPAMHAQDFGPAHFEWLPLEHGDPDILAFLRRHGDEVVLVICNFSAQARPGLRMGTPFAIEWHELLNSDANAYGGSGAGNFGGAQAQPVACGGMPASLLLTAPPLATVLLSNRSLPPLESLIQGAPHVSQQEHTGVRDGGR, encoded by the coding sequence ATGCAACATGTCCCACGCATTGCCGACAAACTTGCCGATGAAGACACCGTCTCGCCGGGCGCACACCCCACGCCCGAGGGCGTGCGCTTCAGCGTCTGGGCACCCAACGCCTGGCAGGTGGAGCTGATCGGGGATTTCAACGGCTGGCAGGGCCAGCCCATGGAGCGCGATGGCACCACTGGCCGGTGGAGCGCGCAGATACCGCACGCGCGGCACGGCGAGTTCTACAAATACCGCGTGCACGGGGTGGACGGTGTGATGCGCGACAAGGCCGACCCGTGCGCACACCGCTGCGAACTGCCGCCGGGCACCGCCTCGCAGATCTGGTCGCTCGGTTTCGAATGGGGCGACGCCGACTGGATGGCCACGCGCGGCGAACGCCAGGGTGGCGCGCGCCCGATGTCGATCTACGAAGTGCATCTCGGTTCCTGGCAGCGCGACGCCGATGGCCGTTTCCTGAACTACCGCGAACTCGGCCAGCGTCTGGCCGCCCACTGCACCGCGCTCGGCTTCACCCACGTCGAGCTCATGCCCGTCGCCGAGCACCCGTTCTACGGCTCCTGGGGCTACCAGACCACGGGCTATTTCGCGCCCACGGCGCGCTACGGCACACCGCAGGACCTCATGGCCCTGGTCGACACCTTGCACCGCGCGGGCATCGGCGTCGTGCTCGACTGGGTGGGTTCGCACTTCCCGGGCGATCCGCATGCGCTGGAGCGCTTCGACGGTACCGCGCTCTACGAACACGCCGATCCGCGGCAAGGCTTCCACCCGGAGTGGAACAGCCTGATCTTCAACTACGGGCGGCACGAGGTGCGCGACTTCCTCATCGACAGCGTGCTGTTCTGGCTGCGTCATTACCACTTCGACGCGGTGCGCGTGGACGCGGTCTCTTCCATGCTCTACCTCGACTTCGCGCGCCGCCCGGGCGAGTGGATCCCGAACCACCAGGGCGGCCACCACAACCTGGAGGCGGTGCGGTTCCTGCAGGACCTCAATACCCAGGTCTACGCACAGTTCCCCGACGTGCACACGATCGCCGAGGAATCCACCGCGTGGCCTGGCGTGTCCCGCCCCGTGCATCACGGCGGGCTGGGTTTCGGCATGAAATGGAACATGGGCTGGATGAACGATACCCTGCGCTACATGCAGCGGCCCATGGTGTACCGGCGCTGGCACGAGAAGGACATCCGATTCTCGGCGGTCTACGCGTTCGACGAGAACTTCGTGCTGCCGCTTTCGCACGACGAGGTGGTGTATGGCAAGGGCAGTCTGCTGCAGCGCCACCCCGGTGACGAATGGCAGCGCTTCGCCGGCCTGCGCAACCTGTACGGCTACATGTGGGGGCACCCGGGCAAGAAGCTGCTTTTCATGGGCGGCGAATTCGGCCAGCCCCACGAATGGCACCACGAGGCGGTGCTGGCCTGGCCGCTGTGCCAGCAGCCGCTGCACGCGGGGCTGCTGCGATGGGTGGCCGACCTCAACCGGGTGTATCGCGCGCTGCCCGCGATGCACGCGCAGGACTTCGGGCCGGCGCACTTCGAATGGTTGCCGCTGGAACACGGCGATCCGGACATCCTGGCCTTCCTGCGCCGACACGGCGACGAGGTGGTCCTCGTGATCTGCAACTTCTCGGCGCAAGCCAGGCCCGGACTGCGGATGGGCACGCCGTTTGCCATTGAATGGCATGAGCTCCTCAACAGCGATGCGAACGCCTATGGCGGCAGTGGCGCGGGCAACTTCGGTGGCGCGCAAGCGCAGCCGGTGGCCTGCGGCGGCATGCCCGCCTCGCTGTTGCTCACCGCGCCGCCTCTGGCGACCGTGTTGCTTTCCAACCGCTCCCTTCCACCACTCGAATCCTTAATCCAGGGAGCTCCCCATGTCTCGCAGCAAGAACATACTGGCGTTCGTGATGGCGGGAGGTGA
- a CDS encoding dihydrodipicolinate synthase family protein: protein MALSLKLPNASGKVEAYTLRGTAPVKPAPGVKFNRIAYSAAHVVADPLAAIDPWLQCAVDWDATIAYRQRLWSLGLGVAEAMDTAQRGMGLDWPTSLELIRRSLDAAKDVPGALVASGCGTDHLVLENVKTVDEVIAGYEEQMAAIEKLGGKLIVMASRALARVARSPADYERVYDRILSQARQPVVLHWLGDMFDPALKGYWGNDDPDKAMDTALAVIAAHPEKVDGIKISLLDKDKEIAMRRRLPKGVRMYTGDDFNYAELIAGDGLGTEKTHGQSDALLGIFDAIAPAASAALGELAQGNVQKFHDILGPTVPLSRHIFAAPTRFYKTGVVFMAWLNGHQSHFTMVGGQQSTRSLPHFAELFRLADAAHLLEQPELATQRMNTLLALHGVA, encoded by the coding sequence ATGGCCCTGTCGCTGAAACTGCCCAACGCCTCGGGCAAAGTCGAGGCCTACACCCTGCGCGGCACCGCCCCGGTGAAGCCCGCGCCGGGCGTGAAGTTCAACCGCATCGCCTACTCGGCCGCGCACGTGGTGGCCGACCCGCTCGCCGCCATCGACCCCTGGCTGCAATGCGCGGTCGACTGGGACGCCACCATCGCCTACCGCCAGCGCCTGTGGTCGCTCGGCCTGGGCGTGGCCGAGGCGATGGACACCGCGCAGCGCGGCATGGGTCTGGATTGGCCGACCTCGCTCGAACTCATCCGCCGCTCGCTCGACGCGGCGAAGGACGTGCCGGGCGCGCTCGTGGCCTCGGGCTGCGGCACCGACCACCTGGTGCTGGAGAACGTGAAGACGGTCGATGAGGTCATCGCAGGGTATGAGGAGCAGATGGCCGCGATCGAGAAACTCGGCGGCAAGCTGATCGTCATGGCCAGCCGCGCCCTGGCCCGCGTGGCCAGGAGCCCGGCGGACTACGAACGCGTGTACGACCGCATCCTGAGCCAGGCCCGACAACCTGTGGTGCTGCACTGGCTGGGCGACATGTTCGACCCCGCGCTCAAGGGCTACTGGGGCAACGACGACCCCGACAAGGCCATGGACACGGCATTGGCCGTGATCGCCGCGCACCCCGAGAAGGTCGACGGCATCAAGATTTCGCTGCTCGACAAGGACAAGGAAATCGCCATGCGCCGCCGCCTGCCCAAGGGCGTGCGCATGTACACCGGCGACGATTTCAACTACGCTGAACTCATCGCGGGTGATGGCTTGGGCACCGAGAAAACGCATGGCCAGAGCGATGCCTTGCTCGGCATCTTCGACGCCATCGCCCCCGCCGCGAGTGCTGCGCTGGGCGAGCTCGCACAAGGCAACGTGCAGAAGTTCCACGACATCCTGGGCCCCACGGTGCCGCTGTCGCGCCACATCTTTGCCGCGCCCACGCGCTTCTACAAAACAGGCGTGGTGTTCATGGCCTGGCTCAACGGCCACCAGTCGCACTTCACCATGGTCGGTGGCCAGCAGAGCACGCGTTCGCTGCCGCACTTCGCCGAGCTGTTCCGCCTGGCCGACGCGGCCCACCTGCTGGAGCAACCCGAACTCGCGACCCAGCGCATGAACACGCTGCTCGCCTTGCACGGAGTGGCATGA
- a CDS encoding adenylyltransferase/cytidyltransferase family protein — protein MSAIKICARADLKRRAAGLAQPHVFTNGMFDLLHRGHIDYLCEARYLGCSLIVGIHSDASARALNKGAGRPLNNQADRAAVVAALECVSLVVVFDEPTLLTVLEELRPRVYVRGGPYSLDRPPEAERIGQWGGRTVVLNHRAGCSTTLLIDRARQTAVPERKDTVA, from the coding sequence ATGAGCGCCATCAAGATCTGTGCGCGTGCCGACCTGAAGCGCCGGGCCGCCGGGCTTGCGCAGCCGCACGTCTTCACCAATGGCATGTTCGACCTGCTGCACCGCGGACACATCGACTACCTGTGCGAGGCACGCTACCTGGGGTGCAGCCTGATCGTGGGCATCCACAGCGACGCCTCGGCGCGCGCCCTCAACAAAGGCGCCGGACGCCCACTGAACAACCAGGCCGATCGTGCCGCCGTGGTCGCCGCGCTCGAATGCGTGAGCCTGGTGGTGGTGTTCGACGAACCCACGCTGCTGACCGTGCTCGAGGAGCTTCGCCCCCGGGTATACGTCAGGGGCGGCCCCTACAGCCTGGACCGTCCGCCCGAGGCCGAACGCATAGGGCAATGGGGCGGACGGACCGTGGTGCTGAACCACCGGGCGGGCTGCTCCACCACCCTCCTGATCGACCGCGCGCGTCAGACCGCCGTCCCTGAACGCAAGGACACCGTGGCATGA
- a CDS encoding glucose-1-phosphate adenylyltransferase has protein sequence MSRSKNILAFVMAGGEGSRLHPLTAERCKPAVPFNGKHRIVDFVLSNLVNSEVYSIYLLVQYKSQSLIEHIRQSWTMTRFIPQHFVTVVPPQMRNGPEWFQGTADSVYQNIHLIESFRPDIVVVFGADHIYRMDVRQMIDFHVANDAQVSVATLPVVLSQCDQFGIVETDEDHRITGFVEKPQATRPMPGSRTHTLASMGNYVFNADVLLAALRSAHETGHSDFGKHILPAMLKTHKLMAYDFHTNTIPGTEPYEESGYWRDVGTLDAYYEAHFDTLGARPKFRMTNRHWPIYASPDQAESAQIENGLINRSIVGSGSIVDNARLDHAMLRRSVLVEPGAEIEHCIVMERSRVGRGARIRRAIVDQDNDIPPGESIGFDLEEDRRRFHVTPSGIVVVPARFFPARKQVVAAPTPSEQAPPVAQIEWLTGEPRLGAMA, from the coding sequence ATGTCTCGCAGCAAGAACATACTGGCGTTCGTGATGGCGGGAGGTGAAGGCTCGCGCCTGCACCCCCTGACCGCCGAACGCTGCAAGCCCGCCGTGCCCTTCAACGGCAAACACCGCATCGTCGACTTCGTGCTCTCCAACCTGGTCAACTCCGAGGTCTATTCGATCTACCTTCTCGTCCAGTACAAGTCGCAGTCGCTCATCGAGCACATCCGGCAATCGTGGACGATGACGCGTTTCATACCGCAGCACTTCGTGACGGTGGTGCCGCCCCAGATGCGCAACGGCCCCGAGTGGTTCCAGGGAACGGCCGATTCGGTCTACCAGAACATCCACCTGATCGAGAGCTTCCGGCCCGACATCGTCGTGGTGTTCGGCGCCGACCACATTTACCGCATGGACGTGCGCCAGATGATCGATTTCCACGTGGCCAACGACGCGCAGGTGAGCGTGGCCACGTTACCCGTCGTGCTGTCGCAATGCGACCAGTTCGGCATCGTCGAGACCGACGAGGACCACCGCATCACGGGTTTCGTGGAGAAGCCCCAGGCCACGCGCCCCATGCCGGGCAGCCGCACGCACACACTGGCCTCCATGGGCAACTACGTCTTCAATGCCGACGTGCTGCTCGCGGCGCTGCGCAGTGCCCATGAGACCGGCCACAGCGACTTCGGAAAACACATCCTGCCGGCCATGCTCAAGACCCACAAGCTGATGGCCTACGACTTCCACACCAATACCATCCCCGGCACCGAACCTTACGAGGAGTCCGGCTACTGGCGCGACGTGGGCACCCTGGACGCGTACTACGAGGCCCATTTCGACACCCTGGGCGCTCGGCCCAAGTTCCGCATGACCAACCGCCATTGGCCCATCTACGCCAGCCCCGACCAGGCCGAGTCTGCTCAGATCGAGAACGGCTTGATCAACCGCAGCATCGTGGGCTCGGGCAGCATCGTCGACAACGCACGGCTGGACCATGCCATGCTGCGCCGCTCGGTGCTGGTGGAGCCGGGCGCGGAAATCGAGCACTGCATCGTCATGGAGCGTTCTCGCGTGGGCCGAGGTGCGCGCATCCGGCGCGCCATCGTCGACCAGGACAATGACATCCCGCCGGGCGAATCCATCGGCTTCGACCTGGAGGAAGACCGCCGCCGTTTCCACGTGACCCCCAGCGGCATTGTCGTGGTGCCGGCGCGGTTCTTCCCCGCGCGAAAGCAGGTGGTGGCCGCGCCCACACCCAGTGAACAGGCCCCGCCGGTCGCGCAGATCGAATGGCTCACCGGCGAACCGCGACTCGGAGCCATGGCATGA
- a CDS encoding lactonase family protein, with the protein MPPAASNYAVGGTVRGLLGTGLALQNNGADDLEIAADGSFSFATPLANGASFDVTVKSQPNVLTRVCTVGNGSGSVAGADVANIVVTCAAPPARFAYVVNQSVDSISAFAVDAVSGVLSSLGADVATGNQPVFVAVHPSGRFAYVANTVSNDVSAYRIDGTTGALSAIGVSNVAAGTAPSTIAVHPTGAFAYVANSGSNTVSAYAIDPVSGALSEMLGSPFTSGLGAFSATTDPAGRFLYASNSLANNVTVFAIDAASGGLTAIAAPKADTDNLPFSISLSPNGRFAYVANQGDDNVTAYTVDAGTGALSAMAVPPVAAGSIPVSITVDPTGRFAYVANSNANTVSAYTIDAVSGALSPMATFPSSGSEPIFVSVDPTGRFAYVVHWQSSTVTRFAIDAASGALSGPVVYSGALASIPRAIAFSR; encoded by the coding sequence GTGCCCCCAGCAGCGAGCAACTACGCCGTTGGAGGAACGGTTCGCGGACTGCTCGGCACGGGCCTGGCACTGCAGAACAACGGAGCCGACGATCTGGAGATTGCCGCCGATGGCAGCTTCAGCTTTGCGACACCGCTGGCCAACGGCGCGAGCTTCGATGTCACCGTCAAGTCGCAGCCGAACGTCCTGACCCGCGTGTGCACCGTCGGCAATGGCAGCGGCAGCGTCGCCGGTGCGGATGTGGCGAACATCGTGGTGACCTGCGCCGCTCCACCTGCGCGGTTTGCGTATGTGGTCAACCAGAGCGTGGACAGCATCTCCGCATTCGCGGTCGACGCCGTCTCCGGTGTGCTCAGTTCGCTGGGGGCCGATGTCGCGACCGGCAACCAGCCCGTTTTCGTTGCCGTGCATCCCTCGGGACGGTTCGCGTATGTCGCGAACACGGTCTCCAACGACGTCTCCGCGTACAGGATCGATGGCACCACGGGCGCTTTGAGCGCCATCGGCGTGTCGAATGTGGCCGCGGGCACCGCGCCGTCGACGATCGCCGTGCATCCCACCGGGGCGTTTGCCTATGTGGCCAACAGCGGCTCCAACACCGTGTCGGCCTACGCCATCGATCCGGTCTCGGGCGCTCTGAGCGAGATGCTGGGATCTCCCTTCACGTCCGGGCTTGGGGCGTTTTCGGCTACCACCGATCCCGCCGGTCGCTTCCTGTATGCGAGCAACTCGTTGGCCAACAACGTGACTGTCTTCGCCATCGATGCCGCGTCGGGTGGGCTGACCGCCATCGCAGCACCGAAGGCCGACACAGACAATCTGCCCTTCTCGATCAGCCTGTCGCCCAACGGACGGTTTGCCTATGTGGCGAACCAGGGCGACGACAATGTGACGGCGTACACCGTGGATGCGGGCACCGGCGCTCTGAGTGCCATGGCCGTGCCCCCAGTGGCAGCCGGGAGCATCCCCGTCTCGATAACGGTGGATCCCACAGGACGCTTCGCTTATGTGGCGAACTCGAACGCCAACACCGTCTCCGCCTACACCATCGACGCGGTGTCTGGTGCGCTGAGCCCGATGGCGACCTTCCCTTCGAGCGGCTCAGAGCCCATTTTCGTGTCCGTCGACCCCACGGGCCGGTTTGCCTATGTGGTGCACTGGCAGTCATCCACGGTGACGCGCTTCGCCATCGATGCCGCTTCGGGCGCCTTGAGCGGCCCTGTGGTCTACAGCGGAGCGCTCGCGAGCATTCCAAGGGCGATCGCTTTCTCCCGGTAA